CCGGCCGCCGGGCGGATTCGACCGTTCCCGTAGCCGCCCCCGGTTCTCGGGCATCCGTTCACCTTCCCGTCACCGGACTCCGGCGTACTTACCCCCGTCGGCAAAGTTGGCTAGTCAACTCAGCCCGGTTCAGCTCCCTGAACCAGGCGGCCAGTCGGGCCGGCCCCACTCTCGCCATCGCATCCCTCGCAGTACGCCCCCTGATCAGGAGACTGACTCGTGACCGTGCACCGTGCCCGTGCCGCCGCCTTCGCGGCCGTTCTGACCGCCGCCGCGCTCTCCCTTTCCGCCTGCGGCTCCGCCGGCTCGACCGCGAAGTCCGGCGACGCCGCCAAGGCCGGCGCCAAGGAGGCCAAGGACGCCACCTCCGCCGCCGACCTCGGCGGGATGGACGCGCTCGTCGCGGCCGCCAAGAAGGAGGGGAAGCTGCACGTCATCACGCTGCCCCGGGACTGGGCCAACTACGGCAAGATCATGGACTCGTTCAAGGCCAAGTACGGCATCGAGATCGAGGACGAGAACCCGGACGGCTCCAGCCAGGACGAGATCAACGCGATCACCTCCCGCAAGGGCCAGGACCGCGCCCCCGACGTGGTGGACCTGGGCAGCGCCTTCGCGCAGTCCGCCGCCAAGGACGGCCTGCTCGCCGCCTACAAGACCGCCAACTTCGACAAGATCGCCGACACCATGAAGGAGGCCACCGGCCTGGCGGTCAACGACTACGGCGGCTACGTCTCGATCGGCTGCGACGCCAAGAAGATCGCCAACTGCCCGAAGACCTTCGCCGACCTGCTCAAGCCCGAGTACAAGGGCCAGGTCGCGATGAACGGCAACCCGACCAAGTCCGGCTCCGCCTTCGGCGGCGTCTACGCGGCCGCGCTGGCCAACGGCGGTTCGCTGGACAACATCCAGCCCGGTATCGACTTCTTCGGCAAGCTCAAGCAGGCCGGCAACTTCAACCCGGTCGAGTCCACCCCGGCGACCATCGAGAAGGGCGAGACCCCGATCAGCATCGACTGGTCGTACCTCAACGCCGGCTACACCGACGAGTTCAAGACCAAGGGTGTCGACTGGCAGGTCGCCGTCCCCAACGACGGCAGCTACGCCCAGTACTACAACCAGGCGATCAACAAGTGGGCCCCGCACCCGGCGGCCGCCCGCCTGTGGCAGGAGTACCTCTTCAGCGCCGAGGGCCAGAACCTCTTCCTCGGCGGCTACGCCACCCCGGCCCTCTTCGACGCCCTGAAGAAGGACGGCACCCTCGACGCGGCCGCCGCCGCCAAGCTGCCGGCCGTCGAGAAGCCCTTCACCACCTTCCCGACCCAGGACCAGATCGCCGCGGCCAAGAAGGTCGTGACCGAGAACTGGACCAAGGCGATCGCGGGCTGATCGACACCATGACAACGGCTCCCACCCCGGTGCCGACCCCGGCCGCCACTGACCACAGTGGCGGCGCGGGGGTCTCCGGCACCGCCTCAGCGACCTCCCCCACCGTTCCCGCGCAGCGCACCCCCGGCCGGCACACCACCGGCCGACGCCGACTGCGCCCCCGCGCCGGCGGCTGGCTGGCCACCGTCCCGCTGCTCGCCTTCTTCGCGATCAGCTTCGGCCTGCCCGCGATCGCCATCGCCATCGGCGCGTTCACCGCCTCCAGCGACGCCGAGACCGGCGCCGGCCAGTTCACCACCGACAACCTCACCGCCTCCGTGCAGGGCGCCTACTGGACCGCCCTGCTCAGCAGCGTCAAGCTGTCCGCGCTCACCGCGCTGCTCGGCACCCTGATCGGCCTGCCCATCGCCCAGGCCGTGGTGACCTCCCGCTACCGGGCCGTCCGCGAAGCCGTCCTGTCCGCCTCCGGCGTGCTCGCCAACTTCGGCGGCCTGCCGCTGGCCTTCGCCTTCGTCGCCACCCTCGGCAACGCCGGCGAACTCACCAAGCTGCTGCACCTCACCGACCACGGCTGGAGCCTGTACTCCTTCACCGGCCTGACCGTGGTCTACCTGTACTTCCTGGTGCCGCTGATGGTGCTCAGCATCACCCCGGCACTGGACGGCCTGCGGGTGCAGTGGCGCGAGGCCGCCCACAACAACCGGGCCACCACACTGCAGTACTGGCGCCACGTGGCCCTGCCGATCCTCTTCCCGTCCCTGCTCGGCGGGTTCGTGCTGCTCTTCGGCAGCGCCTTCGCCGCCTACGCCACCGCCGCCGCGATGGTCGGCGCCACCGTGCCGCTGATCAGCCGCTCGATCGCCGACGCGCTGTCCGGCAACGTGCTGGTCGGCCAGGGCAACCTCGCCCTCGCCCTCAGCCTCGACATGATCGTGGTGGCCGCCCTCGTGATGGCCGTGTACCTGCCCCTCCAGCGCCGGAGTGCCCGATGGCTCAGCTGATCTCAAGGCTGCGCCTGTGGCGCGGCGCCGTCCTGCTGGTG
The sequence above is a segment of the Kitasatospora sp. NBC_00240 genome. Coding sequences within it:
- a CDS encoding ABC transporter substrate-binding protein, whose product is MTVHRARAAAFAAVLTAAALSLSACGSAGSTAKSGDAAKAGAKEAKDATSAADLGGMDALVAAAKKEGKLHVITLPRDWANYGKIMDSFKAKYGIEIEDENPDGSSQDEINAITSRKGQDRAPDVVDLGSAFAQSAAKDGLLAAYKTANFDKIADTMKEATGLAVNDYGGYVSIGCDAKKIANCPKTFADLLKPEYKGQVAMNGNPTKSGSAFGGVYAAALANGGSLDNIQPGIDFFGKLKQAGNFNPVESTPATIEKGETPISIDWSYLNAGYTDEFKTKGVDWQVAVPNDGSYAQYYNQAINKWAPHPAAARLWQEYLFSAEGQNLFLGGYATPALFDALKKDGTLDAAAAAKLPAVEKPFTTFPTQDQIAAAKKVVTENWTKAIAG
- a CDS encoding ABC transporter permease, with translation MTTAPTPVPTPAATDHSGGAGVSGTASATSPTVPAQRTPGRHTTGRRRLRPRAGGWLATVPLLAFFAISFGLPAIAIAIGAFTASSDAETGAGQFTTDNLTASVQGAYWTALLSSVKLSALTALLGTLIGLPIAQAVVTSRYRAVREAVLSASGVLANFGGLPLAFAFVATLGNAGELTKLLHLTDHGWSLYSFTGLTVVYLYFLVPLMVLSITPALDGLRVQWREAAHNNRATTLQYWRHVALPILFPSLLGGFVLLFGSAFAAYATAAAMVGATVPLISRSIADALSGNVLVGQGNLALALSLDMIVVAALVMAVYLPLQRRSARWLS